One window of Cellulomonas shaoxiangyii genomic DNA carries:
- a CDS encoding SpoIIE family protein phosphatase has translation MQEPVPGARDVSAADRSDDLVEEPTGGAAATPAGRTPRRGGATPRERAAADGGAAARSLTDDVARTAAARRLLRAEASGGGTLQALVELAGQLLGTPSAELSLLTDERVVVGGVDPLPGPVGTRTSLVDSLCARVGAAGERVVVDDAAGDPRLAGSAAVAGGRLGAYLGVPLRGDDRRVVGAMCVHQPHARRWTPQDVATLEHLAAAAAAQLEVHALDREYARVDRLALLDAAAQAAGLGTFQWDLATGALHWDASLLEVFAYDADSFGGTIDAFRARVHREDRAHVTAALDAAIATCGVYEAEFRVVRPDGSTRWLSARGRALAGAAGTAEQVIGVATDTTALRTGEERVGRVLEDMTVGYYWLDPDWRIGYVNAEAERILGRTREHLLGGVLWDLFPAAVGTEFEEGYRTVARTGAPAVFDAYYPAPLDGWYEVRAVPEHGGVAAYFTDVTARRHALDAAQEARERSELLAAVAAGLVEILDPVEALRGVLPHLVPAVADFAVASLLDEGHAGWQQRLHDVAALHADPAMQPVLEEYRAVRVPALTRSSMVAQVLAGGAQALRTGLPSPGDLVEDGPAHELLTALAPDAMVVMPLRGRGRTRGLLTLGRSVGRGAFTDADLTALRDVMAQIGLALDNAHLHAARRDLAEELQRSLLTELPEPDHLHLVARYVPAATGAQIGGDWYDAFVVRDGSTCLVIGDVTGHDLRAAVAMAQVRNVLRGGAHAVVKPPAHILASLDWAIHDLAVGALSTGILAKVEQPADLAEQGFRLLRWSNAGHLPPLLLHPEGHAELLARPADMLLGLRPHNDRHDHTVVVRPGSTVLLYTDGLVERRGEPLTVGLERLRTAAEALADLPLEELCDRLIADLASGSDDDVALLAVRAHPEDEPRPAEAGPSRTPADLAADASPFLPDAPVPAVDPVDPVDPQRGGPTPAGR, from the coding sequence ATGCAGGAGCCCGTGCCCGGAGCGCGCGACGTGTCGGCCGCCGACCGGTCCGACGACCTGGTCGAGGAACCGACGGGCGGTGCGGCCGCCACCCCGGCGGGCCGTACCCCGCGGCGCGGCGGGGCCACGCCCCGGGAGCGCGCCGCGGCGGACGGCGGAGCGGCGGCGCGGTCCCTCACCGACGACGTGGCGCGCACGGCCGCCGCACGACGGCTCCTGCGTGCGGAGGCGTCGGGGGGCGGCACGCTGCAGGCGCTCGTCGAGCTCGCCGGGCAGCTGCTGGGCACGCCGTCGGCGGAGCTGTCGCTGCTCACCGACGAGCGCGTCGTCGTCGGGGGCGTCGACCCGCTGCCCGGGCCGGTCGGCACCCGCACGAGCCTCGTGGACTCCCTCTGCGCCCGGGTCGGCGCCGCGGGCGAGCGCGTCGTCGTGGACGACGCCGCCGGCGACCCACGGCTCGCGGGCTCCGCCGCCGTCGCGGGCGGGCGCCTCGGGGCCTACCTGGGCGTGCCCCTGCGCGGCGACGACCGCCGCGTCGTCGGGGCGATGTGCGTCCACCAGCCGCACGCCCGCCGCTGGACGCCGCAGGACGTCGCGACGCTCGAGCACCTCGCCGCCGCGGCGGCCGCGCAGCTCGAGGTCCACGCGCTCGACCGCGAGTACGCGCGCGTGGACCGTCTCGCGCTGCTCGACGCGGCCGCGCAGGCCGCGGGCCTGGGCACGTTCCAGTGGGACCTCGCGACGGGTGCGCTGCACTGGGACGCGTCGCTGCTCGAGGTGTTCGCCTACGACGCGGACTCGTTCGGCGGCACGATCGACGCCTTCCGCGCGCGTGTGCACCGCGAGGACCGCGCGCACGTGACGGCCGCGCTGGACGCGGCGATCGCCACGTGCGGGGTGTACGAGGCGGAGTTCCGCGTCGTGCGGCCGGACGGCTCCACGCGCTGGCTCAGCGCCCGCGGGCGCGCCCTCGCCGGCGCGGCGGGGACTGCGGAGCAGGTCATCGGGGTCGCCACCGACACGACCGCGCTGCGCACGGGCGAGGAGCGGGTGGGGCGCGTCCTCGAGGACATGACGGTGGGGTACTACTGGCTCGACCCCGACTGGCGGATCGGCTACGTCAACGCCGAGGCCGAGCGGATCCTCGGCAGGACGCGGGAGCACCTGCTCGGCGGCGTCCTGTGGGACCTGTTCCCCGCGGCGGTGGGCACGGAGTTCGAGGAGGGCTACCGGACCGTGGCGCGGACCGGGGCGCCGGCCGTGTTCGACGCCTACTACCCGGCGCCGCTCGACGGGTGGTACGAGGTGCGCGCCGTGCCCGAGCACGGCGGCGTCGCGGCGTACTTCACCGACGTGACCGCGCGCCGGCATGCGCTCGACGCGGCGCAGGAGGCACGCGAGCGCTCCGAGCTGCTGGCCGCGGTCGCGGCGGGGCTGGTCGAGATCCTCGACCCGGTCGAGGCGTTGCGGGGCGTGCTCCCCCACCTCGTGCCGGCCGTCGCGGACTTCGCGGTGGCGAGCCTGCTGGACGAGGGGCACGCCGGCTGGCAGCAGCGCCTGCACGACGTCGCGGCGCTGCACGCCGACCCCGCGATGCAGCCGGTGCTCGAGGAGTACCGGGCGGTGCGCGTGCCCGCCCTGACCCGGTCGTCGATGGTCGCGCAGGTGCTCGCCGGGGGTGCGCAGGCGCTGCGCACCGGCCTGCCGAGCCCCGGCGACCTGGTCGAGGACGGGCCGGCGCACGAGCTGCTCACGGCGCTCGCGCCCGACGCGATGGTCGTCATGCCGCTGCGGGGCCGCGGCCGCACGCGCGGGCTGCTGACCCTCGGTCGCTCGGTCGGCCGCGGGGCCTTCACCGACGCCGACCTGACCGCGCTGCGCGACGTGATGGCGCAGATCGGCCTCGCCCTGGACAACGCCCACCTGCACGCGGCGCGCCGCGACCTGGCCGAGGAGCTGCAGCGCAGCCTGCTCACCGAGCTCCCGGAGCCCGACCACCTGCACCTCGTGGCCCGCTACGTCCCGGCAGCGACGGGCGCGCAGATCGGCGGCGACTGGTACGACGCCTTCGTCGTCCGCGACGGCAGCACGTGCCTGGTCATCGGCGACGTCACGGGCCACGACCTGCGCGCCGCCGTCGCCATGGCGCAGGTGCGCAACGTCCTGCGCGGGGGCGCGCACGCCGTCGTGAAGCCGCCCGCACACATCCTCGCGTCGCTGGACTGGGCGATCCACGACCTGGCCGTCGGCGCCCTCAGCACCGGCATCCTCGCGAAGGTCGAGCAGCCCGCCGACCTCGCCGAGCAGGGCTTCCGCCTGCTGCGCTGGTCCAACGCCGGTCACCTGCCGCCGCTGCTGCTGCACCCCGAGGGGCACGCCGAGCTGCTCGCCCGGCCCGCCGACATGCTCCTCGGACTGCGTCCCCACAACGACCGCCACGACCACACGGTCGTCGTGCGGCCCGGCTCGACGGTGCTGCTCTACACGGACGGGCTCGTCGAGCGCCGGGGCGAGCCGCTGACCGTCGGCCTCGAACGGCTGCGCACGGCGGCGGAGGCGCTCGCGGACCTCCCGCTCGAGGAGCTCTGCGACCGCCTGATCGCCGACCTCGCGTCGGGCAGCGACGACGACGTCGCGCTGCTCGCGGTGCGTGCCCACCCCGAGGACGAGCCTCGTCCGGCCGAGGCGGGACCGAGCCGCACGCCCGCCGACCTGGCCGCCGACGCGTCGCCGTTCCTCCCGGACGCGCCGGTGCCCGCGGTGGACCCGGTGGACCCGGTGGACCCTCAGCGGGGCGGCCCGACGCCGGCGGGGCGGTGA
- a CDS encoding NAD-dependent epimerase/dehydratase family protein encodes MRIAVTGGSGKLGRTVVATLREAGHAVTNLDVVGERGPGFVRVDLTDHGQALDALAGVDDQHGGLDAVVHLAAVPAPGMLPDAETFRVNVLSTYHVLQAARRLGIRTVVQASSETVLGLPFDTPPPYVPVDEDYPGRPETAYSLSKHLGETMAEQMTRWDPALRVVSLRFSNVMDPEDYAQFPSFDADAAGRRWNLWGYIDGRDGATAVLRALEGRAPGHHVYVIASPDTVMSRPNAELLAEQFPDVPVRGDVGTHDTLLSIDKARRELGWEPRHTWRDEIGGTSGDQGVASGPAEA; translated from the coding sequence ATGCGCATCGCCGTCACCGGGGGATCCGGGAAGCTGGGCAGGACCGTCGTCGCCACGCTGCGGGAGGCAGGGCACGCCGTCACCAACCTCGACGTCGTTGGGGAGCGGGGCCCCGGCTTCGTCCGCGTCGACCTCACCGACCACGGGCAGGCGCTGGACGCGCTCGCGGGCGTGGACGACCAGCACGGCGGCCTCGACGCCGTCGTGCACCTCGCGGCGGTCCCCGCGCCGGGCATGCTGCCCGACGCCGAGACGTTCCGCGTCAACGTCCTGTCCACGTACCACGTGCTGCAGGCCGCCCGCCGGCTCGGCATCCGCACGGTCGTGCAGGCGTCGAGCGAGACCGTCCTGGGCCTGCCCTTCGACACGCCGCCGCCGTACGTCCCCGTGGACGAGGACTACCCGGGGCGGCCCGAGACGGCGTACTCCCTCAGCAAGCACCTGGGCGAGACGATGGCCGAGCAGATGACCCGCTGGGACCCGGCGCTGCGGGTCGTGTCGTTGCGGTTCTCCAACGTCATGGACCCCGAGGACTACGCGCAGTTCCCGTCCTTCGACGCGGACGCGGCCGGGCGCCGCTGGAACCTGTGGGGCTACATCGACGGGCGAGACGGCGCCACGGCCGTGCTGCGGGCGCTCGAGGGCCGGGCACCCGGGCACCACGTGTACGTCATCGCGTCGCCCGACACCGTCATGTCGCGCCCCAACGCCGAGCTGCTGGCGGAGCAGTTCCCCGACGTGCCCGTCCGCGGCGACGTCGGCACGCACGACACGCTGCTGTCCATCGACAAGGCGCGTCGCGAGCTCGGCTGGGAGCCCCGGCACACGTGGCGCGACGAGATCGGCGGGACGAGCGGCGACCAGGGGGTGGCGTCCGGCCCCGCGGAGGCGTAG
- a CDS encoding family 43 glycosylhydrolase — protein MEQSRRPPLRRAAVAALVLGLVAAAPPGGAAADRGPGSGPPTGATTYTNPVSAGAADTYADPAVVRGQDGWWYAYGTTDPLREGEGARHLLPISRSRDLVSWEHVGDAFTEDTLPAWADADPARPAALWAPDVRYVDGEYRLYYVVTQTTTTPGADDSAIGVATAPTPTGPWTDAGDPVVDPRPGGGGPDDFRWTYDPHHVVARDGTQHLFYGSYYGGVWVTPLDATGTEAVGEPVQVAVDNKYEGAYVVHRDGYWYLFASSANCCAGPTTGYAVHVGRSQSLTGPYVDREGVPLLASRAGGTPVLAPNGNRWVGTGHNAVVTDLAGQDWIVYHSIDRTDPYLDGTDGINERPMLLDRLDWVDGWPVVRAGDGASEGRQPGPTTGGRAVTGFERGIRDPWQGDAWRWRAEDPQGGAHVVARRPGGLLTRHPLVGPVRVEADVRLDPGAAGGIAAGAGRGGGGGQGRRHDDVLAGAGTAGAGAGRGHGGSAGDAVTAVLDPAAGVLRVRAQGTEATAPLPVGVDWGTWHAVVLEVDGRAVRAEVSHARLGDPLAVAALELPRRVRAGAAGAVARTPGVHVDDLSAVPLAPAPPAPRPLPTAGTLVEDVTFDDGTGPGWTAVRDPQVTTDGGDLVWPVEQADLVGPGGTAGLLLRDVPAGDWTAETVVRLDVGEDDVRNYQQAGLVVHAHDDLFARLSHVAIWNTRQTEHGYETPYAGRTQYGGTIVGPPGDRTWLRLVHRTDAGGEREVQALTSTDGARWVAGGVWTFPAGTGLRVGLAAHGWNGTDPRAVARFEHLRVWRD, from the coding sequence ATGGAGCAGAGCCGACGTCCCCCGCTGCGGCGGGCCGCTGTGGCGGCCCTCGTCCTGGGCCTCGTGGCGGCCGCCCCGCCCGGCGGGGCCGCAGCCGACCGGGGCCCCGGCTCCGGACCGCCCACCGGCGCGACGACGTACACGAACCCCGTCAGCGCGGGCGCCGCCGACACGTACGCCGACCCCGCGGTGGTCCGGGGCCAGGACGGCTGGTGGTACGCGTACGGCACGACCGACCCCCTGCGCGAGGGTGAGGGCGCGCGCCACCTGCTGCCGATCTCCCGCTCCCGGGACCTCGTCTCGTGGGAGCACGTCGGCGACGCCTTCACGGAGGACACCCTGCCGGCGTGGGCGGACGCCGACCCGGCCCGGCCCGCCGCGCTGTGGGCGCCCGACGTGCGGTACGTCGACGGCGAGTACCGCCTCTACTACGTCGTCACGCAGACCACCACGACGCCGGGAGCGGACGACAGCGCCATCGGCGTCGCGACCGCCCCCACCCCGACCGGTCCGTGGACCGACGCGGGCGACCCGGTCGTCGACCCGCGACCCGGCGGGGGCGGCCCGGACGACTTCCGGTGGACCTACGACCCGCACCACGTCGTCGCCCGCGACGGCACGCAGCACCTGTTCTACGGCTCCTACTACGGGGGCGTCTGGGTCACCCCGCTGGACGCGACCGGGACGGAGGCCGTCGGCGAGCCCGTGCAGGTCGCGGTCGACAACAAGTACGAGGGCGCGTACGTCGTGCACCGCGACGGGTACTGGTACCTGTTCGCCTCGTCGGCCAACTGCTGCGCGGGCCCCACGACGGGGTACGCCGTGCACGTGGGCCGCTCGCAGTCCCTGACCGGGCCTTACGTCGACCGCGAGGGCGTCCCGCTGCTGGCCTCGCGCGCCGGCGGCACGCCCGTGCTCGCACCCAACGGCAACCGCTGGGTCGGCACGGGCCACAACGCCGTGGTCACCGACCTCGCCGGGCAGGACTGGATCGTCTACCACTCCATCGACCGCACCGACCCCTACCTGGACGGCACGGACGGCATCAACGAGCGGCCCATGCTGCTCGACCGGCTCGACTGGGTCGACGGGTGGCCCGTCGTGCGCGCGGGCGACGGCGCGTCGGAGGGACGGCAGCCCGGCCCCACGACCGGCGGGCGTGCGGTCACCGGGTTCGAGCGGGGCATCCGCGACCCGTGGCAGGGGGACGCCTGGCGGTGGCGCGCCGAGGACCCGCAGGGTGGCGCGCACGTCGTCGCGCGGCGCCCCGGGGGGCTGCTCACCCGGCACCCGCTCGTGGGACCGGTACGGGTCGAGGCCGACGTGCGGCTCGACCCCGGCGCCGCGGGCGGGATCGCCGCCGGTGCAGGCCGCGGCGGGGGCGGTGGGCAGGGCCGGCGGCACGACGACGTCCTCGCCGGCGCCGGGACCGCGGGCGCCGGCGCCGGGCGCGGGCACGGCGGGTCCGCCGGCGATGCCGTCACCGCGGTGCTCGACCCCGCCGCGGGCGTCCTGCGGGTGCGGGCGCAGGGCACCGAGGCGACGGCACCGCTGCCCGTGGGCGTCGACTGGGGGACGTGGCACGCCGTCGTCCTCGAGGTCGACGGGCGCGCGGTCCGCGCCGAGGTCAGCCACGCCCGCCTCGGCGACCCGCTGGCCGTCGCCGCCCTCGAGCTGCCGCGGCGCGTGCGGGCCGGCGCGGCGGGCGCCGTCGCCCGCACGCCCGGCGTGCACGTCGACGACCTCAGCGCCGTCCCGCTCGCGCCGGCCCCGCCGGCCCCGCGCCCGCTGCCCACGGCCGGCACGCTCGTCGAGGACGTCACGTTCGACGACGGCACCGGCCCCGGGTGGACCGCGGTCCGGGACCCGCAGGTCACGACGGACGGCGGCGACCTGGTCTGGCCGGTCGAGCAGGCCGACCTCGTCGGCCCGGGCGGCACCGCCGGCCTCCTGCTGCGCGACGTGCCCGCGGGCGACTGGACCGCGGAGACGGTCGTGCGGCTCGACGTCGGCGAGGACGACGTGCGCAACTACCAGCAGGCCGGTCTCGTCGTGCACGCCCACGACGACCTCTTCGCACGCCTCTCCCACGTCGCCATCTGGAACACGCGTCAGACGGAGCACGGCTACGAGACGCCGTACGCGGGGCGCACGCAGTACGGCGGCACGATCGTCGGGCCTCCCGGTGACCGGACGTGGCTGCGCCTCGTGCACCGCACCGACGCCGGCGGGGAGCGCGAGGTCCAGGCCCTGACGAGCACCGACGGCGCGCGCTGGGTCGCCGGCGGCGTGTGGACCTTCCCGGCCGGCACGGGCCTGCGCGTCGGTCTCGCCGCGCACGGCTGGAACGGCACCGACCCGCGGGCCGTCGCGCGCTTCGAGCACCTGCGCGTCTGGCGGGACTGA
- a CDS encoding serine/threonine-protein kinase, producing the protein MPVVLGHRYRLQEVIGRGGSGTVHRAQDELLGREVAVKVLPAVPRGSDELARHEAEIAVLARLRHHGLVRLFDADSVPYGGDLVQAYLVMEIVRGPSLAERFRDGPLTVRQTAAVGRAAADALAVVHAQGIVHRDIKPGNVLLVDAHCLDEPDDVHEWLPARLVDFGIARLSAATRLTQTGTVLGTVAYLSPEQALGGEIGAPADVYSLGLVLLEAVTGRRAFTGTTAEVAAARVMRDPDVPADLDPRLHALLQAMTTRRAEDRPAAADVAHELLDLLEGVPWEEPTRAFPAAAAPAPGSAGGDGAAQHGPAPASATDDAPTVPAPAVVPVAEPGAARTPAELRAAEALAEWEATTTASADAPGGAPTGPSGATGTGSAGPVTPLPGTVGPDRRPHGRHRAAVAVAAVLTLAATGAAMQGVRGSGAPPDAPADYPAVDGALGDALTRLQRSVTP; encoded by the coding sequence GTGCCTGTCGTCCTCGGCCACCGCTACCGCCTGCAGGAGGTCATCGGCCGCGGGGGCTCCGGCACCGTGCACCGCGCGCAGGACGAGCTGCTGGGCCGCGAGGTCGCCGTCAAGGTCCTGCCCGCCGTCCCCCGCGGCAGCGACGAGCTCGCGCGCCACGAGGCCGAGATCGCCGTCCTGGCGCGGCTGCGCCACCACGGGCTGGTCCGCCTGTTCGACGCCGACTCCGTGCCCTACGGCGGCGACCTCGTCCAGGCGTACCTCGTCATGGAGATCGTCCGCGGGCCCAGCCTCGCCGAGCGGTTCCGCGACGGGCCGCTCACGGTGCGGCAGACGGCCGCCGTCGGCCGCGCCGCGGCCGACGCGCTCGCGGTCGTCCACGCGCAGGGCATCGTGCACCGTGACATCAAGCCCGGCAACGTGCTGCTTGTCGACGCGCACTGCCTCGACGAGCCCGACGACGTGCACGAGTGGCTGCCCGCGCGGCTCGTCGACTTCGGCATCGCACGGCTGTCGGCCGCGACCCGGCTCACGCAGACCGGCACGGTGCTCGGCACCGTCGCCTACCTGAGCCCCGAGCAGGCCCTGGGCGGCGAGATCGGCGCCCCGGCGGACGTGTACTCGCTCGGCCTCGTGCTGCTCGAGGCCGTCACCGGGCGCCGCGCCTTCACCGGGACGACCGCCGAGGTCGCGGCAGCGCGCGTGATGCGCGACCCCGACGTGCCGGCGGACCTGGACCCGCGCCTGCACGCGCTGCTGCAGGCGATGACGACGCGCCGCGCCGAGGACCGCCCCGCGGCCGCGGACGTCGCGCACGAGCTGCTCGACCTGCTCGAGGGCGTGCCGTGGGAGGAGCCCACGCGAGCGTTCCCGGCGGCGGCCGCACCGGCACCGGGGAGCGCGGGAGGGGACGGCGCAGCACAGCACGGCCCGGCACCGGCGAGCGCCACCGACGACGCACCGACCGTCCCGGCACCTGCGGTCGTGCCGGTGGCAGAGCCGGGGGCGGCCCGGACCCCGGCCGAGCTGCGCGCCGCCGAGGCGCTCGCGGAGTGGGAGGCCACGACGACGGCGTCCGCCGACGCGCCGGGAGGGGCCCCGACCGGTCCCTCGGGGGCGACGGGAACCGGTTCGGCGGGCCCGGTCACCCCCCTGCCCGGCACGGTGGGACCCGACCGGCGGCCCCACGGGCGGCATCGCGCCGCGGTCGCCGTCGCCGCGGTCCTGACGCTCGCGGCCACGGGGGCGGCGATGCAGGGCGTCCGGGGGAGCGGGGCGCCGCCGGACGCGCCCGCCGACTACCCCGCGGTCGACGGCGCGCTCGGCGATGCGCTGACCCGGCTCCAGCGGAGCGTGACGCCGTGA
- a CDS encoding SpoIIE family protein phosphatase: MHERAVTEDGVRSPAGPGHGPPVEANGAESPLAAAERLALLDVAAHAAGLGTFRWDLGTRRLHWDAGLLEAFGHAADTFAGTMAALEARIDPDDLPDLRQALRDAVGVCGAYEAEFRVHRPDGTTRWLVVRGRAVPGPDGTADHVVGVTADTTALRAGDERVHQVLEDMTVGYCWLDADWRFGYVNGEAERIFGVRRGRLLGRVMWELFPGVVGTAFEREYRRVARTGAPAVFDAWYPAPLETWFEVRAVPERGGVAAYFTDVTDRRRALDVAQQARTRSQLVASVAGALVEILDPVAALEAVLPHLVPSVADFAIASVLDEGHGSWQQRLHDVAALHADPAMQPVLEEYRATRVAALTRSSLVAQALAGGRRVLATGVPVAGEVSEGGPAQDALVRLAPHARVVVPLRGRGHVRGLLTLGRGEARGEFTGAELRSLREVMAQIGLALDNAHLHAARRDLAEELQRSLLTELPEPDQLELAARYLPAATAAQIGGDWYDAFLVRDGGTCLVIGDVTGHDLRAAVSMAQIRNVLRGGAHAVVQPPASILSALDWAMHDLAVGAMSTAVLAKVEHPPDLAAQGLRLLRWANAGHLPPLLLHPDGRAELLRRPSDLLLGLRAHTERRDHALVLPPGATVLLYTDGLVERRGERLSAGLERLRVHVEGLAALPLGELCDRLVDDLATGSDDDVALLAVRAHPEGRRRPEGVGSGDTVLTAGHRAPSP, encoded by the coding sequence ATGCACGAGCGTGCCGTGACCGAGGACGGCGTGCGGAGCCCCGCCGGGCCGGGCCACGGGCCACCGGTCGAGGCGAACGGGGCCGAGTCGCCCCTCGCCGCCGCCGAGCGGCTCGCGCTCCTGGACGTCGCCGCGCACGCGGCCGGCCTCGGGACGTTCCGCTGGGACCTGGGCACGCGCCGCCTGCACTGGGACGCGGGCCTGCTGGAGGCGTTCGGCCACGCCGCCGACACCTTCGCGGGGACGATGGCGGCGCTGGAGGCCCGGATCGACCCGGATGACCTCCCCGACCTGCGCCAGGCGCTGCGCGACGCCGTCGGCGTGTGCGGCGCGTACGAGGCCGAGTTCCGGGTGCACCGCCCCGACGGGACGACGCGCTGGCTCGTGGTGCGCGGGCGCGCGGTGCCGGGCCCCGACGGCACGGCCGACCACGTCGTCGGGGTGACGGCCGACACGACGGCCCTGCGCGCCGGCGACGAGCGGGTGCACCAGGTGCTCGAGGACATGACGGTCGGGTACTGCTGGCTCGACGCGGACTGGCGCTTCGGGTACGTCAACGGCGAGGCGGAACGGATCTTCGGCGTGCGCCGTGGGCGCCTGCTGGGCCGCGTGATGTGGGAGCTGTTCCCCGGCGTCGTCGGCACGGCGTTCGAGCGCGAGTACCGGCGCGTGGCACGCACGGGGGCGCCCGCCGTCTTCGACGCCTGGTACCCGGCGCCCCTCGAGACGTGGTTCGAGGTGCGCGCGGTCCCGGAGCGCGGCGGCGTCGCCGCGTACTTCACCGACGTGACCGACCGGCGCCGCGCGCTCGACGTCGCGCAGCAGGCGCGCACCCGCTCCCAGCTCGTCGCGTCCGTCGCGGGAGCGCTCGTGGAGATCCTCGACCCCGTGGCCGCCCTGGAGGCCGTGCTGCCGCACCTCGTGCCGTCCGTCGCCGACTTCGCCATCGCGAGCGTGCTCGACGAGGGGCACGGCTCGTGGCAGCAGCGGCTGCACGACGTGGCCGCCCTCCACGCCGACCCCGCCATGCAGCCGGTCCTCGAGGAGTACCGGGCCACCCGCGTCGCGGCGCTCACGCGCAGCTCCCTCGTCGCGCAGGCGCTCGCGGGCGGGCGCCGCGTCCTCGCCACCGGTGTGCCCGTCGCGGGCGAGGTGTCCGAGGGGGGTCCCGCGCAGGACGCGCTCGTGCGCCTCGCGCCGCACGCGCGCGTCGTCGTGCCCCTGCGGGGCCGCGGCCACGTGCGTGGGCTCCTGACGCTCGGCCGGGGCGAGGCGCGCGGCGAGTTCACGGGTGCGGAGCTGCGGTCGCTGCGTGAGGTGATGGCGCAGATCGGCCTCGCCCTGGACAACGCCCACCTGCACGCGGCGCGGCGCGACCTCGCCGAGGAGCTCCAGCGCAGCCTCCTCACCGAGCTGCCGGAGCCCGACCAGCTCGAGCTGGCCGCCCGGTACCTGCCGGCGGCGACGGCGGCGCAGATCGGCGGGGACTGGTACGACGCGTTCCTCGTCCGCGACGGCGGCACGTGCCTCGTCATCGGTGACGTCACCGGCCACGACCTGCGCGCGGCCGTCTCGATGGCGCAGATCCGCAACGTGCTGCGCGGCGGGGCGCACGCGGTCGTCCAGCCGCCCGCCTCGATCCTCTCGGCGCTGGACTGGGCGATGCACGACCTCGCGGTCGGCGCGATGAGCACGGCCGTGCTCGCGAAGGTGGAGCACCCCCCGGACCTCGCCGCGCAGGGCCTGCGCCTGCTGCGCTGGGCGAACGCCGGCCACCTGCCGCCGCTGCTGCTGCACCCGGACGGGCGCGCCGAGCTGCTCCGCCGGCCGTCCGACCTGCTGCTCGGCCTGCGCGCCCACACCGAGCGGCGTGACCACGCACTCGTCCTGCCGCCCGGCGCGACGGTCCTGCTCTACACCGACGGCCTGGTCGAGCGGCGTGGCGAGCGCCTGAGCGCCGGGCTCGAGCGGCTGCGCGTCCACGTGGAGGGCCTCGCCGCGCTCCCGCTGGGCGAGCTGTGCGACCGCCTCGTGGACGACCTCGCGACCGGCAGCGACGACGACGTGGCGCTGCTCGCGGTCCGTGCACACCCCGAGGGCCGGCGACGTCCGGAGGGGGTCGGCAGCGGCGACACCGTCCTGACGGCCGGTCACCGCGCGCCGTCCCCCTAG
- a CDS encoding UTP--glucose-1-phosphate uridylyltransferase, which yields MSADGLARAQQKMRDAGVHGTAVDVFTRFYGLLESGRTGLIAEADVAPLGDVPHLDRLEVDDAAGAEALAATVVLKLNGGLGTSMGMDRAKSLLPVRGDRTFLDVIAGQVLAARAATGARLPLVLMNSFRTRDDSLAALAAYPELAVDGVPLDFLQNREPKLRADDLAPVEWPADPSLEWCPPGHGDLYTALRASGVLDALLAAGFRYAAVSNSDNLGATPDARIAGWFASTGAPFAAEVARRTPADRKGGHLVVRRADGRLVLRESAQTPTEDAEAAGDIATHRYFNTNNLWLDLRALADELDRTGGVLDLPLIRNEKTVDPTDRSSTKVVQIESAMGAAIEVFDGAAVLEVGRERFLPVKTTNDLLVLRSDVYDVDGAHRLVAQVDAPFVDLDPEHYATVAAFDRRVAHVPSLRAATSLRVRGDWTFSPDVRAAGDAALAAVDGPATVPAGATVGPDGVTG from the coding sequence ATGAGCGCCGACGGACTCGCCCGTGCCCAGCAGAAGATGCGCGACGCCGGGGTGCACGGCACCGCGGTCGACGTCTTCACCCGCTTCTACGGACTCCTCGAGTCGGGCCGCACCGGCCTGATCGCCGAGGCCGACGTCGCCCCGCTGGGCGACGTCCCGCACCTGGACAGGCTGGAGGTGGACGACGCGGCGGGCGCCGAGGCCCTCGCCGCCACGGTCGTCCTCAAGCTCAACGGCGGGCTCGGCACGTCGATGGGCATGGACCGCGCCAAGTCCCTGCTGCCGGTGCGCGGCGACCGCACGTTCCTCGACGTGATCGCCGGCCAGGTGCTCGCGGCGCGCGCCGCGACCGGGGCGCGCCTGCCGCTCGTGCTCATGAACAGCTTCCGCACCCGCGACGACAGCCTCGCGGCCCTGGCCGCCTACCCGGAGCTCGCCGTCGACGGGGTGCCGCTCGACTTCCTGCAGAACCGCGAGCCCAAGCTGCGTGCCGACGACCTGGCACCGGTCGAGTGGCCGGCCGACCCGTCGCTCGAGTGGTGCCCGCCCGGCCACGGCGACCTGTACACCGCGCTGCGGGCGTCGGGCGTGCTGGACGCGCTGCTCGCCGCGGGCTTCCGGTACGCGGCGGTCTCGAACTCCGACAACCTCGGCGCCACGCCCGACGCGCGGATCGCCGGCTGGTTCGCCTCGACGGGCGCGCCCTTCGCCGCCGAGGTCGCCCGGCGCACGCCGGCGGACCGCAAGGGCGGGCACCTGGTGGTCCGCCGGGCCGACGGCCGCCTCGTGCTGCGCGAGTCGGCACAGACGCCGACGGAGGACGCGGAGGCGGCCGGCGACATCGCCACGCACCGGTACTTCAACACCAACAACCTCTGGCTCGACCTGCGGGCCCTGGCGGACGAGCTGGACCGCACGGGCGGGGTGCTGGACCTGCCGCTGATCCGCAACGAGAAGACGGTCGACCCGACCGACCGGTCGTCGACGAAGGTCGTGCAGATCGAGTCCGCGATGGGCGCGGCCATCGAGGTGTTCGACGGCGCCGCGGTGCTCGAGGTCGGGCGCGAGCGCTTCCTGCCCGTGAAGACCACGAACGACCTGCTGGTGCTGCGCTCGGACGTCTACGACGTGGACGGCGCACACCGCCTCGTGGCGCAGGTCGACGCGCCGTTCGTCGACCTCGACCCGGAGCACTACGCGACCGTGGCGGCGTTCGACCGCCGTGTCGCGCACGTGCCGTCGCTGCGCGCGGCGACGTCCCTGCGCGTGCGCGGGGACTGGACGTTCTCGCCCGACGTCCGCGCGGCGGGTGACGCGGCACTCGCGGCCGTCGACGGGCCCGCCACCGTGCCCGCGGGCGCGACGGTCGGGCCCGACGGCGTCACCGGCTGA